A single Pseudoalteromonas phenolica DNA region contains:
- a CDS encoding methyl-accepting chemotaxis protein: MKTVRAKLLTTVFSGLALVLMSAMFAINSVKYITQEYDVLIQEELSAQLKVNLILNTFKTQVQEWKNILIRGENPEQFDKYFKQFEEQEAFVQKSTSELMSGSYLPKSILMQLNSFKGEHKKLGELYRIGLSEFKNANYNTQDGDKAVKGIDRAAAKHLKELNQSIDQYVESAVSRLRAEKEVAIFESTVITLTVSFIVIVTMALLIQHWITRPIKLASQVATEISNGNLENRISSTSKDEIGALLTSLDKMQTNIRQANEQLTQQMLQQKLQAEESGRIKQALDNASSPVLLYKETNEIIYANNQTNELFNRYQSLINSPPKLTGANIIQILSSDYEEHLKQAKTKQVQFEMNIDHVYMNITASPVLNDENNVIGVVVELIDLTEQRNTENKVDDIINSAVSGQLDARLDVHNLNGFMLTLSKGINRLLDAIVSPVQQTEKYLTAISRGEIPDKIEGNYSGDFLKIKQSLEQSSKAINLLISDSKFLVDSALAGQLSHRADSDAHNGEFKSIITGINQTLDAIIQPVQLTSQYLDSIAIGQIPSVDKTQFNGDFEKILTSFETSIQAINLLLNDTSMLASAANSGELSKRANIELHQGAYKVIVSSINDTLDAISTPLQSCIAVMNALEHGDLTKKIEGNYSGDFANLKDSVNQSIENLASMVTEINDTANTVAKASAQISQSTQDLNSSTESQAASIEETTVSMGEVTDKVTSNTKHAQTANEHAQNADKQAIEGGTLVNNTVIAMKAISDSSNEISNIIEVINGIAFQTNLLALNAAVEAARAGEKGRGFAVVAAEVRQLAQRSSDAAKEISGLLKDSADKVDNGLMLAEQSGNTLRDIVSSIQTLSKLMNDIALSSNEQSNGVSQINIAIKQIDQSVQQNNSLVEQTSHAGASLDKQASHLRALVSQFTV, from the coding sequence ATGAAGACTGTAAGAGCAAAGTTATTAACAACTGTATTTAGTGGACTTGCTTTAGTACTAATGAGCGCAATGTTCGCAATTAACTCCGTTAAATATATAACTCAAGAATATGATGTACTTATTCAAGAAGAGTTAAGTGCCCAACTTAAAGTCAATCTCATCTTAAATACTTTCAAAACTCAGGTTCAAGAGTGGAAAAATATTCTTATTCGTGGTGAAAACCCTGAACAATTCGACAAATATTTCAAACAATTCGAAGAACAAGAAGCTTTTGTACAAAAATCAACCTCAGAGCTGATGTCTGGATCATATTTACCCAAGTCTATTCTGATGCAACTCAATAGCTTTAAAGGCGAGCACAAGAAACTTGGCGAGTTATATCGTATTGGCTTGTCTGAATTTAAGAATGCTAATTACAATACGCAAGACGGAGATAAAGCCGTAAAAGGTATAGATAGAGCAGCCGCAAAACATTTGAAAGAATTAAACCAATCTATAGATCAGTATGTTGAAAGCGCAGTGAGTAGGCTTCGCGCAGAAAAAGAAGTTGCGATTTTTGAAAGTACTGTAATCACCTTAACTGTTTCTTTTATTGTAATCGTGACCATGGCTTTATTAATTCAGCACTGGATAACACGCCCTATAAAATTAGCTTCACAAGTCGCAACTGAGATATCTAATGGAAATTTAGAGAACAGAATCAGTTCGACTAGTAAAGACGAAATTGGTGCTTTACTTACTTCTCTTGACAAGATGCAAACGAATATTCGTCAAGCTAACGAGCAATTAACCCAACAAATGCTTCAGCAAAAGTTACAAGCAGAAGAAAGTGGTCGTATTAAACAAGCATTGGACAATGCCTCTTCACCAGTATTACTTTACAAAGAAACCAATGAAATCATTTACGCAAATAATCAAACAAACGAACTGTTCAATCGCTATCAAAGTTTAATCAACAGCCCTCCAAAACTGACCGGGGCTAATATTATACAAATATTGTCGAGTGACTATGAAGAACACCTTAAGCAAGCGAAAACCAAACAAGTTCAATTCGAAATGAATATCGATCATGTTTACATGAATATTACAGCAAGCCCAGTATTAAATGATGAAAATAATGTAATCGGTGTGGTAGTTGAACTCATTGATCTAACAGAACAGAGAAATACTGAAAATAAAGTAGACGACATTATTAATTCAGCAGTATCAGGTCAGCTAGACGCTAGGTTAGACGTTCACAACTTAAACGGCTTCATGCTGACTCTGAGCAAAGGCATTAATCGGCTACTTGATGCTATTGTTTCGCCCGTTCAACAAACAGAAAAATATCTCACTGCCATTTCACGTGGTGAAATACCTGATAAAATTGAAGGTAACTACTCTGGTGACTTTTTAAAAATAAAGCAATCGTTGGAGCAAAGCTCAAAAGCAATTAACTTACTGATCTCTGATTCAAAATTCTTAGTTGATTCAGCCTTAGCTGGTCAATTATCACATCGTGCTGATTCTGACGCACATAATGGTGAATTTAAATCTATTATTACAGGCATCAATCAAACCCTTGATGCAATCATACAACCAGTACAACTTACCTCTCAATATTTAGACAGCATTGCCATTGGCCAAATACCTAGTGTAGATAAAACACAATTTAATGGGGATTTTGAGAAAATCTTGACCAGCTTTGAAACCAGTATACAAGCCATAAATCTGCTCTTAAATGATACGTCAATGTTAGCAAGTGCAGCAAACTCAGGTGAATTATCAAAGCGTGCTAATATCGAATTACATCAAGGAGCATATAAAGTTATCGTTTCATCAATCAACGATACATTAGATGCCATCTCAACCCCTCTACAGTCATGTATCGCTGTAATGAATGCATTGGAACACGGAGATTTGACTAAAAAAATTGAAGGAAACTACTCTGGCGACTTTGCGAATTTAAAAGATTCAGTCAATCAGAGTATTGAAAACTTAGCTTCAATGGTGACAGAAATAAATGACACAGCAAATACTGTTGCAAAAGCATCAGCTCAAATCAGCCAATCAACACAAGATTTAAACTCTTCTACAGAGTCTCAGGCAGCTTCCATCGAGGAAACAACTGTTTCTATGGGAGAAGTTACTGATAAGGTAACTAGTAATACTAAACACGCTCAAACAGCAAACGAGCATGCACAAAATGCGGATAAACAAGCCATTGAAGGCGGAACGTTAGTTAACAATACTGTTATTGCTATGAAAGCCATTAGCGATAGCTCAAATGAAATCTCTAATATAATAGAAGTCATTAACGGTATTGCATTTCAAACTAATCTACTTGCATTAAATGCTGCTGTAGAGGCCGCAAGAGCTGGAGAGAAAGGCAGAGGCTTTGCTGTGGTTGCAGCCGAAGTACGTCAATTAGCCCAGCGAAGCTCAGACGCTGCTAAAGAAATTTCAGGTTTACTTAAAGACAGTGCTGACAAGGTTGATAATGGATTAATGCTTGCAGAGCAATCTGGCAATACTCTACGAGATATTGTGAGTAGCATACAAACCCTGTCAAAACTTATGAATGATATTGCGCTATCAAGTAATGAGCAATCAAATGGCGTGTCGCAAATTAATATAGCAATAAAACAAATTGACCAAAGTGTCCAACAAAACAACTCGCTTGTTGAGCAAACCAGCCATGCAGGGGCGTCTTTAGATAAACAAGCCTCACACCTGAGAGCCTTAGTCAGTCAATTTACTGTGTAA
- a CDS encoding electron transfer flavoprotein subunit alpha/FixB family protein: protein MSVLVIAEHEQGALKPETAKVINAAAKISDNITVLVAGHSVATVAESASKIAGVTAVIVADKPVFEHQLAESTADLVVELAADYSHILASASTTGKNTLPRVAALLDKSQISEIIDVIDADTFKRPIYAGNAIATVKSSEDKKIITVRASAFDAQGEQAAVAISTVESAADNTLSEFVSVEQTESERPELNAAPVVISGGRGMQNGENFALLNGIADKLGAAIGASRAAVDAGFVPNDMQVGQTGKIVAPDLYIAVGISGAIQHLAGMKDSKVIVAINKDPDAPIFQVADYGLVADLFDVLPELENAL, encoded by the coding sequence ATGAGTGTATTAGTAATTGCAGAGCACGAGCAGGGCGCTCTTAAACCTGAAACAGCTAAAGTTATCAATGCAGCTGCAAAGATTTCAGACAATATCACAGTGTTAGTTGCAGGCCATTCAGTCGCAACTGTCGCTGAATCTGCTTCTAAAATCGCAGGTGTTACGGCAGTAATTGTTGCTGATAAGCCTGTGTTTGAACATCAGCTAGCAGAAAGTACTGCGGACTTAGTTGTGGAGCTTGCTGCTGATTATTCACATATTCTTGCGAGTGCTTCAACCACAGGTAAAAACACTTTACCTCGTGTAGCTGCTTTACTTGATAAGTCGCAGATTTCTGAAATCATTGATGTTATTGATGCAGATACTTTCAAGCGACCAATTTATGCGGGTAATGCAATCGCAACAGTTAAATCTTCAGAAGATAAAAAAATTATTACAGTGCGTGCAAGTGCATTTGATGCGCAAGGTGAGCAAGCTGCAGTTGCAATTTCAACTGTCGAAAGTGCTGCTGATAATACCCTTTCTGAATTTGTTTCTGTTGAACAAACTGAATCAGAACGCCCAGAGTTAAATGCTGCGCCTGTCGTGATTTCAGGTGGTCGTGGCATGCAGAATGGCGAAAACTTTGCGCTACTAAATGGTATAGCAGATAAACTAGGTGCTGCAATAGGTGCTTCACGTGCTGCAGTTGACGCAGGCTTTGTACCAAACGATATGCAGGTAGGTCAAACAGGTAAGATTGTTGCTCCAGACTTGTATATTGCAGTTGGCATCAGTGGTGCCATTCAGCATTTAGCGGGTATGAAAGACTCTAAGGTCATTGTTGCTATCAACAAAGACCCAGATGCACCGATTTTCCAAGTTGCTGACTATGGTTTAGTAGCAGACTTATTTGATGTGTTGCCTGAACTAGAAAACGCATTATAA
- a CDS encoding TonB-dependent receptor: MKKHSIIATAILTALSTGNAYAAQITGKVIDSNKQPISGAKVHLHGKKQSVITDRFGKFSINTDSDSQLHITKNNFIDQRVDIKADQGNVLVSLEPSSVESIVVYASALHKNNLEMASPVSVLSGDELKKQAKPTLGETLKGQPGINASYFGPVSSSPIIRGLDGPRVKITQNGLDSSDASRIGPDHATTNESLAAEQIEVLRGPATLLYGSGAIGGVVNVVDNRIPTDIIDTTTGAVGYSFDTISNTNTYAALLETGKDGFNFHFDGVVRNGKDYDTPAYPSQEEHGDHDEHETHEEHSEHEDHEEHEENETLLTTVPNTFIDSQQVNFGTSYVTDHLTVGFSFGRIDTDYGIPAHNHAHHDHDHDHSQHADDEHVDDDHENEEHSEENVFARVKQDRWQALFNYALHNDYIENINVKAGFTDYQHSEIEGGTVGTTFKNKTSELRTSVEHKLAGWHGIIGYHFSDSDYEAQGAEAFTPATETMSHAIYVLEEKQFGDFTLEVGARVEDYQLSSVITESSHEEHDHDHDHDHDHDEHDENRLFAYELNQTNMSYSIGGVYNYTNGQNIAINISHSERSPLTAELLSNGTHIATSTYELGLSYHLEDGEAHFEPEDIQQEVSTNFDISFRKFTGDFGYTLNFFYNDVENYYYQENTGLIYSAEHGIEEADHEHEGALPVYQFKSQDAELYGFELDTHYKLNEENTVKLFADSITAKLKDSSYLPRIPSNKIGVKYEYALDNLVADLTVTRYASQNNIASYESKTAGYTLVDFSMQYDFELAGNDVMAYFNIDNLTDELGFVHTSVIKEQAPLPGRNFKVGVRAFF; the protein is encoded by the coding sequence ATGAAAAAACACTCTATTATTGCGACCGCAATACTTACTGCCCTATCGACGGGTAATGCTTATGCTGCGCAGATCACTGGTAAAGTGATTGATTCCAACAAACAACCAATTTCTGGTGCAAAGGTCCATTTACACGGTAAAAAGCAATCTGTCATTACAGATAGATTTGGTAAATTTAGCATTAATACTGACTCTGACAGTCAGCTACACATCACTAAAAACAACTTCATTGATCAACGTGTTGACATCAAGGCTGATCAAGGCAATGTGCTTGTTTCTCTGGAGCCTAGCTCAGTAGAAAGTATCGTTGTTTACGCGTCTGCTCTTCATAAGAACAATTTAGAGATGGCTTCACCAGTTTCGGTTTTATCTGGTGATGAACTAAAGAAACAAGCTAAGCCAACATTAGGCGAGACACTTAAAGGTCAACCAGGTATTAATGCAAGCTATTTCGGACCAGTCTCTTCTAGTCCTATTATTCGTGGCTTAGATGGTCCTAGAGTTAAGATCACGCAGAATGGTTTAGATAGCAGTGATGCGTCTAGAATTGGCCCAGATCACGCTACGACGAATGAAAGCTTGGCTGCAGAACAGATTGAAGTATTGCGTGGTCCTGCAACCTTACTTTATGGCTCTGGTGCAATTGGTGGTGTTGTAAACGTTGTAGATAACCGTATTCCAACGGATATTATTGACACTACAACAGGTGCTGTTGGGTATAGTTTTGATACTATCTCAAATACAAATACTTATGCAGCTTTACTCGAAACAGGAAAAGACGGATTTAATTTCCATTTTGACGGTGTCGTAAGGAACGGTAAAGATTATGATACCCCTGCTTATCCTTCTCAAGAAGAACATGGTGATCATGACGAACACGAAACCCACGAAGAGCACAGCGAACATGAAGATCATGAAGAGCACGAAGAAAATGAAACGCTTCTTACAACAGTACCTAATACATTTATCGATTCTCAACAAGTAAACTTCGGTACGAGCTATGTAACGGATCATTTAACTGTCGGTTTCTCGTTTGGCCGAATTGATACAGATTACGGAATTCCAGCTCATAACCACGCACATCATGATCACGACCATGACCACAGTCAACATGCTGATGATGAGCATGTAGATGATGACCATGAAAATGAAGAACATAGCGAAGAAAACGTTTTTGCCCGTGTAAAACAAGATCGCTGGCAAGCACTTTTCAATTACGCGCTTCACAATGATTACATTGAAAATATCAATGTGAAAGCTGGCTTCACTGATTACCAACACAGTGAGATTGAGGGTGGTACGGTAGGTACAACTTTTAAGAATAAAACATCTGAATTACGAACAAGTGTAGAACATAAGCTTGCTGGTTGGCATGGTATTATTGGATATCACTTCTCTGATAGCGATTATGAAGCACAAGGCGCTGAAGCATTCACTCCCGCTACAGAAACAATGAGTCATGCAATTTATGTTTTAGAAGAAAAACAGTTTGGTGACTTCACCCTTGAGGTTGGAGCTCGTGTTGAAGACTACCAACTTTCTAGTGTTATTACTGAAAGTTCTCACGAAGAGCATGACCATGATCATGACCATGATCATGACCATGACGAGCATGATGAAAATCGATTATTTGCTTATGAATTGAATCAAACAAACATGAGTTATTCAATTGGTGGTGTTTATAATTATACCAATGGTCAAAATATCGCAATTAACATTTCTCACTCAGAGCGCTCTCCATTAACTGCAGAATTACTATCTAACGGTACTCATATCGCAACAAGTACTTATGAGTTAGGTCTAAGTTATCATTTAGAAGATGGCGAAGCACATTTCGAACCGGAAGATATTCAACAAGAAGTTTCTACAAACTTTGACATCAGTTTTAGGAAATTTACTGGTGATTTTGGTTATACACTAAACTTCTTCTACAACGATGTAGAAAACTATTATTATCAAGAAAATACTGGCCTAATTTACTCTGCAGAACATGGTATTGAAGAAGCTGATCATGAGCATGAAGGCGCATTACCAGTTTATCAATTTAAGAGCCAGGATGCAGAGCTCTATGGTTTTGAGCTAGATACACACTACAAACTGAACGAAGAAAATACAGTAAAGCTTTTTGCTGATTCAATCACTGCAAAACTAAAAGACTCAAGCTATTTACCTCGTATTCCAAGTAATAAAATTGGTGTTAAGTACGAATACGCACTGGACAATTTAGTTGCAGATTTAACAGTGACGCGTTACGCGAGTCAAAACAACATTGCATCTTATGAGAGCAAAACTGCTGGTTATACTTTGGTTGACTTTAGTATGCAATATGATTTCGAACTTGCTGGTAATGATGTAATGGCTTATTTCAATATCGATAACTTAACCGATGAACTAGGCTTCGTTCATACTTCTGTAATTAAAGAGCAAGCACCTCTTCCTGGTAGAAACTTTAAAGTAGGTGTCAGAGCATTCTTCTAA
- a CDS encoding electron transfer flavoprotein subunit beta/FixA family protein, whose amino-acid sequence MKVLVPIKRVIDYNVKARVKPDNSDVDLTNVKMAMNPFCEIAIEEAIRLKEAGIATEVIAVSIGDKACQEQLRTALALGADKAIQIDTDAKLESIHVAKLLSKLVEQEQPELVILGKQSIDSDNNQTGQMLAALTGRSQGTFASKVVVEGGKALVTREVDGGLQTVSLSLPAVVTTDLRLNEPRYASLPNIMKAKRKPLDVVAADSLGVDLAPRTELLKVEEPAKREAGIIVEDVAELVNKLKTEAKVIS is encoded by the coding sequence ATGAAAGTACTTGTGCCAATCAAACGCGTGATTGACTACAACGTCAAGGCAAGAGTAAAGCCTGATAACAGTGATGTTGATTTAACAAACGTAAAAATGGCAATGAACCCTTTCTGTGAGATTGCGATAGAAGAAGCAATCCGATTAAAAGAAGCGGGGATTGCGACAGAAGTAATTGCCGTGTCTATTGGTGATAAAGCTTGTCAAGAGCAGCTTCGCACAGCTCTAGCACTAGGTGCTGACAAGGCAATTCAAATTGATACAGATGCAAAGCTTGAATCAATTCACGTTGCTAAATTACTAAGCAAGCTTGTTGAGCAAGAGCAACCTGAACTAGTTATTCTTGGCAAGCAGTCGATTGATTCTGACAATAACCAAACAGGTCAAATGCTTGCGGCACTAACTGGTCGTAGCCAAGGTACATTTGCTTCAAAAGTGGTTGTTGAAGGTGGTAAAGCTTTAGTTACTCGTGAAGTTGATGGTGGTTTACAAACTGTCTCTCTATCACTTCCAGCTGTTGTAACAACAGACCTACGATTAAATGAACCCCGTTATGCTTCTCTACCAAATATAATGAAAGCAAAGCGTAAGCCATTAGACGTGGTTGCAGCTGACAGCCTAGGTGTTGATTTAGCACCTCGTACTGAGCTTTTAAAAGTTGAAGAGCCGGCTAAACGTGAAGCAGGTATCATTGTTGAAGATGTAGCAGAGCTTGTAAATAAATTAAAAACTGAAGCTAAGGTGATCTCATGA
- the yfaE gene encoding class I ribonucleotide reductase maintenance protein YfaE, producing MNSKPSSKISIEEHSEPLTFAAQCPSLLDALEKANIEVTYQCREGFCGACRAKLNSGEVIYNQEPLAFVRDGEVLLCCSKPLTDISIKLI from the coding sequence ATGAACTCTAAACCCAGTTCAAAAATATCTATCGAAGAACATTCTGAGCCGCTTACATTTGCGGCTCAGTGCCCTTCTCTACTAGATGCACTCGAGAAAGCAAATATTGAAGTTACTTATCAGTGTAGAGAAGGATTTTGTGGTGCCTGCAGAGCAAAACTTAATTCTGGTGAAGTGATATATAATCAAGAGCCACTTGCTTTTGTCAGAGATGGTGAAGTGTTGTTATGTTGCTCTAAACCATTGACTGATATTTCGATAAAACTCATCTAA
- a CDS encoding YaeQ family protein, whose protein sequence is MSKPFVFKARLKVADLFHHTNHEEVFTAAVTKRESLEHFLLRILGFCALSYHPNTFHNQKSDKQYPDVWCENDDQEIIIALYVSELDISEIHRLCKFYDKLLILTIDGESWFKGISSQLIQHHNISVYSITANFIEDLKSNLTTSLHWDILIEQNSLSVGDKAGYYQTDVKQLC, encoded by the coding sequence ATGAGCAAGCCATTTGTTTTTAAAGCAAGGTTAAAAGTTGCAGATCTTTTTCATCATACGAACCACGAAGAAGTGTTTACAGCAGCTGTCACAAAGAGAGAAAGCTTAGAGCATTTTTTATTGAGGATACTTGGTTTTTGTGCGCTGTCTTATCATCCTAATACTTTCCATAACCAAAAATCAGACAAGCAGTACCCAGATGTTTGGTGTGAAAACGATGACCAAGAAATCATTATCGCGTTATATGTCTCAGAATTGGACATTAGCGAAATTCATAGATTATGTAAATTTTACGACAAACTACTGATTTTGACTATTGATGGAGAATCTTGGTTCAAGGGAATATCCTCTCAGCTGATTCAACATCATAATATCAGCGTTTATTCTATAACAGCGAACTTCATAGAAGATTTAAAGAGTAACTTAACAACCAGTCTTCATTGGGATATTTTGATTGAGCAGAATTCACTGAGTGTGGGGGATAAAGCCGGCTACTATCAGACTGATGTTAAACAACTCTGCTAA
- the nrdB gene encoding class Ia ribonucleoside-diphosphate reductase subunit beta encodes MSYSTFSRNHNDQLKEPMFFGQTVNVSRYDQQKYPIFEKLIEKQLSFFWRPEEVDVSKDRLDFQALPEHEKHIFLSNLKYQTLLDSVQGRSPNVALLPIVSIPELETWIETWAFSETIHSRSYTHIIRNVTQSPELIFDDIVSNDKINERADAVTKYYDELIEKVAVYNLYGEGKHVINGVEVRINLFELKKLLYLCIMSVNILEAIRFYVSFACSFAFAERELMEGNAKIIKLIARDEALHLSGTQHILNIMQDGKDDPEMSIVAAQCEDEAIRMFEEAAQQEKEWAEYLFKDGSMIGLNKDILCQYVEYITNTRMSAVGLKPIFETKSNPIPWINAWLVSDNVQVAPQEAEISSYLVGQIDSEVDASDFGDFDL; translated from the coding sequence ATGTCTTATTCTACATTTAGCAGAAATCATAACGACCAGTTAAAAGAACCAATGTTTTTTGGTCAAACTGTCAACGTGTCACGTTATGACCAACAGAAATACCCAATTTTTGAAAAGTTAATTGAGAAGCAGCTTTCTTTTTTCTGGCGTCCTGAAGAAGTAGATGTTTCTAAAGACCGCCTGGATTTCCAAGCTTTACCTGAGCACGAAAAACACATTTTCTTAAGTAATTTAAAGTATCAAACGTTGCTTGATAGTGTGCAAGGTCGTTCTCCAAATGTTGCTTTGCTTCCGATAGTATCAATCCCAGAACTAGAAACTTGGATCGAAACGTGGGCATTCAGTGAAACAATTCATAGCCGCTCATATACGCATATTATACGTAACGTTACGCAATCGCCTGAGCTGATTTTTGACGATATCGTTAGCAACGATAAAATCAATGAGCGCGCTGATGCTGTTACAAAGTACTATGATGAGCTGATTGAGAAAGTTGCAGTTTATAATCTTTACGGTGAAGGCAAGCATGTGATCAACGGCGTAGAAGTTCGAATCAATCTATTTGAACTTAAAAAGCTGCTGTACCTTTGCATTATGTCAGTTAATATTTTAGAAGCGATCCGTTTCTATGTTAGCTTTGCATGCTCTTTTGCATTTGCCGAGCGTGAGCTAATGGAAGGTAATGCCAAGATTATCAAACTTATTGCACGTGACGAGGCCCTTCACCTTTCTGGCACTCAGCATATCCTGAATATTATGCAAGACGGTAAAGATGACCCTGAGATGTCTATTGTTGCCGCACAGTGTGAAGATGAAGCTATTCGAATGTTCGAAGAAGCTGCACAACAAGAAAAAGAGTGGGCTGAATACCTGTTCAAAGATGGTTCAATGATTGGACTAAACAAAGATATCCTTTGTCAGTATGTTGAATACATTACTAATACGCGAATGTCAGCGGTCGGTTTAAAGCCTATCTTTGAAACTAAGAGCAACCCTATCCCTTGGATTAATGCTTGGTTGGTATCTGATAATGTTCAAGTTGCTCCACAAGAAGCAGAGATAAGCTCTTATCTTGTTGGTCAAATCGACTCTGAAGTTGATGCGTCTGATTTTGGTGATTTCGATTTATAA